The region ATGACGAGGAATACCAATGAATACGAAAGACTTACTTATAAACGAGATTGAAGAAGTCCCTGAACCGCTTCTTTCAGAGGTGCTCGATTTTGTCCATTTCCTGAAAACGAAGATCCTTCAGGAAAAGCAGGATATCGCCTCCATGAGCGAATCCTCCCTGGGAAAAGACTGGTTGCTACCTGAGGAGGACGAAGCGTGGCAAAGTTTGTAAAAGGTTGAAATCATAAGGGGATAGATCAGACGGCAGACGCTCATCTTTCTTCTTTTGATCTCCCTCCCCGCCTCACGCC is a window of Deltaproteobacteria bacterium DNA encoding:
- a CDS encoding DUF2281 domain-containing protein; the protein is MNTKDLLINEIEEVPEPLLSEVLDFVHFLKTKILQEKQDIASMSESSLGKDWLLPEEDEAWQSL